A single window of Halobacterium jilantaiense DNA harbors:
- a CDS encoding lysylphosphatidylglycerol synthase transmembrane domain-containing protein, whose product MEFQRRQAAARFGVAAAVVAALVYGVGWRRVLSNLAAADLSLFVPAVVASLAGMLVSAEGVRVAIGVSRRSPDASRTRYAALAGMFVRSVLPAGNVGKGAFVAYTVSRGETTSASQGLAGAASWEFLNMLASAGVASVGLLGVVATGRDAGDAPLVLGAFAALLALAVGSLSFAVQRRDLVVSVVLWAARVGRRTLGRLAPRLDTSLSRERVRSTLDVFLGNIGALVKDRRRLVVALLAAHVTWLLGVVPLYLCLEAVGLAVAPSVVLVAMPLAGFALAVPVPGGIGPMDAALGGIVAVLTGYSLSALASALVLFRVATYGTQVTVGGLALWRLQTAFR is encoded by the coding sequence GTGGAGTTCCAGCGCCGTCAGGCCGCCGCCCGGTTCGGGGTCGCCGCCGCCGTCGTCGCAGCGCTCGTCTACGGCGTCGGCTGGCGGCGCGTCCTCTCGAATCTCGCGGCGGCGGACCTCTCGCTGTTCGTGCCGGCCGTCGTCGCGTCCCTCGCGGGGATGCTGGTGTCCGCCGAAGGCGTCCGGGTCGCCATCGGCGTGTCGCGCCGGTCGCCGGACGCCAGCCGCACCCGGTACGCCGCCCTCGCCGGGATGTTCGTCCGGTCGGTGCTGCCCGCCGGAAACGTCGGAAAGGGCGCGTTCGTCGCGTACACGGTGAGCCGCGGCGAGACGACATCCGCAAGCCAGGGGCTCGCGGGGGCCGCGAGCTGGGAGTTCCTGAACATGCTCGCGTCCGCCGGGGTCGCGTCGGTCGGCCTGCTCGGCGTCGTCGCGACCGGCCGGGACGCCGGGGACGCACCGCTCGTCCTCGGGGCGTTCGCCGCGCTACTCGCGCTCGCCGTCGGCTCGCTGAGTTTCGCCGTGCAGCGCCGCGACCTCGTGGTCAGCGTCGTGCTCTGGGCCGCCCGGGTCGGTCGCCGCACGCTCGGCCGGCTGGCACCCCGGCTGGACACGTCGCTGTCCCGGGAGCGCGTCCGGTCGACGCTCGACGTCTTCCTCGGCAACATCGGCGCACTCGTCAAGGACCGCCGCCGGCTCGTCGTCGCCCTGCTGGCCGCCCACGTCACGTGGCTGCTCGGCGTAGTGCCGCTGTACCTCTGCCTGGAGGCCGTCGGTCTCGCCGTCGCGCCGTCGGTCGTCCTCGTGGCGATGCCGCTGGCCGGGTTCGCGCTCGCCGTCCCCGTTCCCGGCGGCATCGGGCCGATGGACGCCGCGCTCGGCGGCATCGTCGCCGTGCTCACGGGCTACTCGCTGAGCGCGCTCGCGTCGGCGCTCGTGCTGTTCCGGGTGGCGACGTACGGCACACAGGTGACAGTCGGCGGGCTGGCGCTGTGGCGGCTGCAGACGGCGTTCAGATGA
- a CDS encoding NAD(P)-dependent glycerol-1-phosphate dehydrogenase translates to MFEKSTWIRLPRNVVVGHGVLDDAVEVVRDTHLTGRPLVVTSPTPKTVAAENVVAQFEAVGDDPEYVVVEEATFDSVERVLDVAERVEPGYLVGVGGGKAIDIAKMASDHLNVGFVSVPTAASHDGIVSGRGSVPEGDTRHSVSAAPPLAVIADTGVIADAPWELTTAGCADIISNYTAVKDWRLANRLQNVPYSEYAGALSQMTAEMLVDNAANIKPELEESAWVVVKALVSSGVAMSIADSSRPASGSEHLFSHQLDRIAPGKALHGHQVGVGSILSEYLHSGQEGQWMAVRDALASLDAPTTADELGISEEEVLEALTSAHEIRDRYTILGSGISEAAAREAATRTGVI, encoded by the coding sequence ATGTTCGAGAAGTCGACGTGGATTCGCCTCCCGCGGAACGTCGTCGTCGGGCACGGCGTCCTCGACGACGCGGTGGAGGTCGTCCGCGACACCCACCTGACGGGGCGGCCGCTCGTGGTGACGAGTCCGACGCCGAAGACGGTGGCCGCTGAGAACGTCGTCGCGCAGTTCGAGGCCGTCGGGGACGACCCCGAGTACGTCGTCGTCGAAGAGGCGACCTTCGACTCCGTCGAGCGCGTCCTCGACGTGGCCGAGCGCGTCGAGCCCGGCTACCTCGTCGGGGTCGGCGGGGGGAAAGCCATCGACATCGCGAAGATGGCCAGCGACCACCTGAACGTCGGGTTCGTGAGCGTGCCGACCGCCGCGAGCCACGACGGCATCGTCTCCGGCCGGGGTTCGGTCCCGGAGGGCGACACCCGGCACTCGGTGTCCGCCGCGCCGCCGCTGGCGGTCATCGCTGACACCGGCGTCATCGCGGACGCGCCGTGGGAACTGACGACCGCGGGCTGTGCGGACATCATCTCCAACTACACCGCGGTGAAGGACTGGCGGCTGGCGAACCGCCTCCAGAACGTCCCGTACAGCGAGTACGCGGGCGCGCTCTCCCAGATGACCGCGGAGATGCTCGTGGACAACGCCGCGAACATCAAGCCCGAACTGGAGGAGTCTGCGTGGGTCGTCGTGAAGGCCCTCGTCTCCTCCGGCGTCGCGATGTCTATCGCGGACTCCTCGCGGCCCGCGTCGGGCAGCGAACACCTGTTCAGCCACCAGCTCGACCGCATTGCGCCGGGGAAGGCGCTGCACGGCCACCAGGTCGGTGTCGGCTCCATCCTCTCCGAGTATCTCCACTCCGGTCAGGAGGGGCAGTGGATGGCCGTGCGGGACGCGCTCGCGAGCCTCGACGCGCCGACCACGGCCGACGAACTCGGCATCTCCGAGGAAGAAGTGCTGGAGGCGCTCACTTCCGCCCACGAGATTCGGGACCGCTACACGATTCTCGGCTCCGGCATCAGCGAGGCCGCGGCCCGCGAGGCAGCGACGCGGACGGGCGTCATCTGA